The Cyclopterus lumpus isolate fCycLum1 chromosome 6, fCycLum1.pri, whole genome shotgun sequence genome contains a region encoding:
- the chmp1a gene encoding charged multivesicular body protein 1a: MEDTLFQLKFTSKQLERLSKKAEKESEKEQAKVKKALQQKNVECARVYAENAIRKKNESLNWLRMASRIDAVASKVQTAVTMKAVTKNMSQVTKALDKALGSMDLQKVSAVMDKFESQVQNLDVHTSVMEDSMSSAMTLTTPQEQVDDLIHQIAEESGLEVMDQLSQLPAGATSVGGESSRSQDREDQLSRRLAALRN, from the exons ACACACTCTTCCAGCTCAAG TTCACCTCCAAGCAGCTGGAGAGACTGTCCAAGAAGGCAGAGAAGGAGTCCGAGAAGGAGCAGGCCAAGGTCAAGAAG GCTTTGCAACAGAAAAACGTGGAATGCGCCAGAGTTTATGCAGAGAACGCCATCCGGAAGAAAAATGAAAGCCTCAATTGGCTGCGCATGGCGTCTCGAATCGACGCGGTGGCCTCCAAAGTCCAGACCGCCGTCACCATGAAGGCG gTGACTAAAAACATGAGCCAGGTGACCAAAGCTCTGGACAAAGCGCTGGGCTCCATGGATCTCCAGAAGGTCTCCGCAGTCATGGACAAGTTTGAAAGCCAAGTCCAGAACCTCGATGTCCATACCTCG GTGATGGAGGATTCCATGAGCTCGGCCATGACACTTACCACGCCCCAGGAGCAGGTGGACGATTTGATCCACCAGATAGCAGAGGAGAGCGGCCTGGAGGTGATGGATCAGCTCAGCCAGCTGCCCGCAGGAGCCACCTCGGTGGGCGGCGAGAGCTCGCGGAGCCAGGATAGGGAGGACCAGCTGTCCCGACG